The nucleotide window ttcatctttttcttcttcattatgGTCTTCTTAATTCTGAAGAAAAGCTCCGATAGATTCCTCTGTTCGGGGGAGTTCCTCACAAGGGACCCCCATCCAGGGGAATGTTGAGGATTGGAAGAGGGGCCCTCCCTCACCTTCGCCTCCCATTCCGGGAAGTGCCTCTGCGGGGGTGAGAAGTTCTTATGGGTAAGTGAATGTATAACGCCTAAATGGCGCATCCAGGTGTGCCCATGTCAAAGCACAGCTacgccaaatgggaagaaaaaaaaaaagaagcaactTGGCAAAATTTCTACATTTGCTACTTTACCTGCACACAAACAAATAACAGAACGAAGAGCGCAACCCGGAAAGGTCTCAAAAATAACCTCCTCAGGATATTTTTACTCTCCTTTGCTGCTCCCTTTGTTCTCCACCCCGATTGCGTCCCCCTTGACGCGCTGAAAAACTGCCTTCTATACATCTCCCCCATTTGAGTGTTTACCTTATAACCGCgtcaaagggggaggcacattcgggaaaaataaaaaaaaggcaaacactcgtaacaaaagggaggaaagcAGCGTTTGGTTTATAACAGCCACGCAAGCGCAGGTGTGTATACCTATATGTGTAcacttttccaaaaatgtgtaGCTGTCCTATGTAATCACCACAGCGatagcaacaaaaaaaaaggcagatgAATGCTCCACCAAGGCAAACGGGTAGAACGCTTAGCAGCtgtgcataaaaaaagaacaacgaACAAATGGATAACGCGTAAAAACAGGGATTATTTCAAACTCGGGGAAGTGGGGGTGGATCCCTCCTAcgttctcctcctcttttgttctatttttttgtggtTAATTTGTACTGCCGCAAAttgcatttttcacatttctCTATGAAAAGTTACGTTTCACTGCACAGCTGAGTTTTGAGTTAGTTTTTGCCCTTTCCGTGGTGCTTTACAACATGTTTAACGCAGCCCCTTTGCGCTGATCTGGGGAAAGCTGCACTATATATTCTTGCCCGTTCGTCCTCTTCTTGTTCTGTGGTTTGGCTGCCTTCCGGTAGAGCATTACACACAcgtattcaaaaaaaaaaaaaaattaaaaaaattaaaaaaataaaataatcttCATCACGCATAATTGCCGCATATTTTATCCTCCctttgagaaaaaataatcataataatataaaataaaaacataacaCAAAATAACATAACATCGCGGCATCCCCTAACCAGATCGTTCTACCGATACGCCCCTAACCTGGCTGCATGCGCGGCTGCAAATTTAGCGCTTCTGCAACATGACGaaccgctttttttttttttttttttttttcttccttacATTATGACTGCACAACGCAGGTCGTTGAACGTTGTCGCTTCAATCGGTTAGCGCCACCAAAGTAGTGCAACCGAGGAtttcaaaaaagagaaacttTCAGAAGATATATTAACCTCCGTGATGACCTGCTTGTGCATTTAGCGGAGCCTTAGCCCCAATCAAACACGCACATAAGAacatgcatattttttttttttttgtttatatatccGTTCGTATGTGCCACTTAACCAGTTGAGCGCGTTTACTCCTCCGAAGCTTCTGCTCTCACCCGCACCCATCAATCTGCCTTATcgcgcttttccttttttcgttcatttaataaaaagggggcataTTTGCAGGACTCTCTCTTCCCGCCACGTCCCCCTTTACCATCCCCGTCAGCATTTAATTTGTCACGAAAATTGTCACAAAAATTGCCATGAAATTTCTGAGGCGAACTTTTCCTCTTGTATACTTTACGACCAGGCTGAGGAAACCACTCGCTCTGTCGTTTTGGCGCCCGCCCGGTGTACCTGCTGACATGTGCATGTGAATGGTTCGATATTTATTCCACCCAACCCGCGGTGGTGTGTACGTATGGAACAACCGAGTAGCGAAGCAACCCCCATGCCTCCCAACATGCTGCAGTTTTTCTAATCATCCTACACACGCACAGGACCCTGCTTATATGATGTCCGCTTCTCATCCGAAATGCGCCTCAAATGTGCTACTCACATTTACGCGTATGATTAGCCCCTCCCACGCGCGCCTACATAATGCATGCACCGCTGAGTGGAAAGGCACCTCGCCGCTCCTCGGGAAACCCCCCATCAGAGCCAAATAAGGCACACATCACCTCCGCTGCATTGCCTAGAAAATATAGCCAATTTAACTCCATGCCGAGTTgctcttttttcaaaaagggaaaaaaaaaaaaaaaaaaaaaaaaaaaaaaattaaaacatagcCACAAAACTAAGATATCATCCAAAAAACTAAAACGCAGCCACAAAACCAAAACACCAATCACTAAAGTGAATTTGCACTGCCCCATTTCGCTGACAACATAAGACAACCTCCCTTCCGCCGCCCCACCGGGAAGCCTTTCCAAACCACCCGTCCGGTATATCCACACAACGTCGCAGTGCCAAAGGAATTGCTTCAACTCTCATTCTTTTACCTCCAAAGTGGGCACGAATAATAACACCAAAGGGACTGCACCGATTAGGGAAAaagacagaaaaaaaacgctcaaGGGATGTTTAAGAATGAGGAGGACATCCCAACCAAGCAGCACAAAAGTAACCACCTTCCCCTGCACCACAGCCCCTTCCCGTTTTGAATTCATCTCCACTCCAATTGGAGCAACTCTCAACATATGACTTTTCGGTTCATTCACCAAAACCTGCGGCTGCCCCAAAATAAGGGATCACCTCATTGGGATGCACAACAGCAAAAGGGCCTTCTcgctggggggaagcggcggaatGTTCTAGGCGCTCTCTTAAAATGGGAAGCACCCTGTGAGTGTTAAAAGGGTCCCCTCCACGTGCAGTTCCACACTTTCACCCCGTTGTGGAAAAGTGCCAGAAATATTCTACACTTCACTGGCACACAGTTATCGGTGCACCTCCCTGTTGACTCCCCCATCATGTGCCGAATAACTGAAGGGGTGCAGCTGACTGAGGAATGTTAACCTCCTTTCAAGTGGAAACTCCATGTGGGACagccatttttcaaatgcgTAAAGCACTCAAGCAGGTGCCTTCTTAAATAcgacccttttttttctccactgtgataaaaaaacgaaatggcggggggaggggtgaaAGGATACCTCCAGGCCTAACAGATGATGCCTCCTCAGGAGGAAGACCCCCCCCCAACGTAGACCATtttatcctcttttttatccccttttttgtccttttttccccctttaacATTTTCTCGTAACCCTCCTGTGAAAAACGCTCCACCGTTCAGCTATGTGCGTGCGagtgtacacatgtgtggtGAGTCCCTCCTACGCGTTGTCTCCACCGCGTGATTCTTCCATCCCTCCGTTGGTGCGCTTGTTCAAGCCTTCAACTCTGCTCTCATCAAGGCCTTCACTTCTACTCTGATCGAGGCCCTCATTAATACTGTCATACAATCCCTCACTCCTACTCTCATTAAGGCTCTCACTACTACCATCATACAAGCCCTCACTTCTACTCTCATCTAAACCTTCAATTCTACTATCATCTAAGCCCTCACTTCTACTCTCATTCAAGCCCTCACTTCTACTCTCATTCAAGCCTTCACTTCTACTCTCATTCAATCCCTCATTCCTACTCCCATTAAGACTCTCACTTCTACTATCATCAAGGCCCTCACTTCTACTATCATTAAGGCCCTCACTTCTACTATCATTAAGACCCTCACTTCTACTCTCGTCCATCCCTCCATCCCTACTCTCGCACATGACGCTATCCCTACTTCCGTACAAGCTGCTACCTACACTGCCATAAATGTTGCTACCTACACTGCCATAGATGCTGCTACCTACACTGCCATAAATGCTGCTGCCCCTTCTATCGTTCAATCCGCCATACCTGCTGTCGTAGCGGCCTGCATACCTGCTGTCGTAGCGGTCTGAATATCTGCTGATGTGGCGGTCCGCATACCTGCTGTCGTAGCGGTCCGCATAACTACTATCGTAGCGATTGGCATACCTCCTGTCGTGTTGTCTTACGCCCCTACTATCATACTCCGTAGACCCCACTCTGCTGTGATCCATAGACCCCACTCTGTCGTAACCTCTAACACCCGCACCCCGGTACGCCCCACTGAAGCACCTGTTCCAGTACCCCCTAAAAAACCCAACCATCTTGCTACGCCAGTAGCTGTTTATCTTCACCCTGCGCATGTTCCACACATTGCGGGTTCGATTTATATAGCGAAGGAAGTTAGTCCTAGCAGATGGGCCCCTCCTcagaagcataaaaaaatgtttgtgGTGTCTTCTTTCAAAGCGAAGAAAAACAGACGTCATACACCTATGCACCTTCATCCATACTCTTATCCTAACCTCTTCTGGAATTTGAAAGGTCTCAACTAAATGGTCGCAGAACATCTTTGCTCTTTCTTGCATTTGAATgtactttttcctttcatgcCTATGTACATTACTCCACAGAATGAACATCTCCCTAACGCTAACTTGACTGCCTAGCTTTGCAAGTCTCTCATTTATCTCCGCTTCGGATAGCTCCTTCAGCATGTCAGCATCTGTGCAACCGAAAGGACAAATATCATAGGAACTTCTATACCTGTGTCTCCCTCTGCGTAGCCACTCCTCCCTTGCCCACATTTGATCATAATGGTAATCCATCTGGTCCCTATGGGACTGGAAGTTCCTTTCGCTACCTGGGTAGCTACACTCCTCCCACCCTGGCTCGTTTTCCATTTCTCCGTACCTCACATTGGAACGCATCCTCTCATGCATTCTATAGAACCCACCAGGAGGCGTGCCTAATCTTCTCGCGCGTCTGCTGCTTTCTACGCTGATCAGTTTTGTCTGCAAGGTGGTTTCAAATtaggaaaatgtgaagagccCCCCGAGTGCGCGCTCAACAGTGTAATAGGTGCAGCGTGGGCGGGGAACGGAGAGCAAAAGAGATCTCCACATagtgaagcggcaaagcggttGAGCGGCCCACCGCAACGCTGCTTAACAAAGTTCACCCACCTGAGGCACGCACAacaggagaagcaaaacgaaaGCGTTAATCACCCCGAGAAGTGCGAAACCGCCTCGGAggccctttttcccccttcccggaaaagcggcaaaacggGTCTTTCCATTCTTCGCATTCCCCTCCCGGGAATTCTTCACACTGAGGCAAATCATTCCGTGGCATGTTTCCATAATGGCGTCCTGAACGAAGGTGAAATTGTGAAATGGTAAAAAGGGCGATCCCCCGGGGTGAGCATTCCCCAGGTAGGCACCCACATACGcatgcacatatacacacGTGAGTGAACCTCCCCCCGTAACGGCTGGCATGCACACCGCTAAAGAGTAACCCACCTGGCGATGGCCTGGCGATGAAGAAGCACAACAAAGGGGGCAAATCTACGTCTGTGCGAACGAAAATTCGCCGCAAAATATCTCCGATGAGGAGCGACAACCGGTATGGCCCTTGCTAAGAAGCGAATTGCCAAAACGACTGCTCAACGCGTCAccgcaaaatggtgaacaaaaaagtggaaaaatccCCAGtggttttattatttttttttttttttcttaaaaagagaatctacgtttttatttttctatttcgaGTGGCTcgtttttacctttttaaatatataaaaaaaaaaataataataatataataatataataaaataaaaaaaaacacaataaAACGCAACAGCACAACCAAataaagggaagcaaaacagAACAGGGCAGAACAAACCAGCTTAGCAGTGCAGCGTAGAATATAGTAGAGTAGCAGCTCTACCCGCCCACCCAAGCAGTCGACAAGTTTAGCCCTTTCGCGAAAAAACTGCCAAGAGGAAAcgtaatgaaaaaaaaaaaaagataaaattacGACGATGAAATAACAACGATGCAACGACAACGATGCGTGTAAACAGGACCACCCACGTATGCATTCATCGGCAGATTAGTTCATCTTATGCGCAACCGAATCTTCGCTCTTTTCGCGTTGCATATCGTTCTATGGCATCCAAATGACATATATAGCAAGGTGCATTTCTCGGCGCAGTTCCGCCACAATGAGAGTAAAATACCTCTAAGCGGCAATTGGGCAgggtagtaaaaaaaaaaaaaaaattatgcaaaattatgCAAACTTCCAACAAGTAATATGTTCACCCGATTACCCGCTTTACCAGCCCCGTTTCGTTTATCCCCTTTTACTCTACAACTTTGAGCGATCATCACTTGCGTAATTCGTTGAGGACCCTTCAGCGCGGCTTCTCCACCTGCGTCATTTCGCTAACCAGGCTTttctcaaaaggggaaaaaatcccTCCCCAtagaatgaaaattttttttttttttttttttcctcttggaAGAAGTGGAACGAGGCGTATAACGGGGACACTTCCGTAAATAAGCACTCTACAAAGAGTGGTTAACAAATAGAAGGCAAGAATAGTTACCCCTACACTGCCGGCCCTCCTTCTCCCTTCACCTTCTACAAcaacttctcctcctcctacTTCACCTTCTACAAcaacttctcctcctcctacTTCACCTTCTACAAcaacttctcctcctcctacTTCACCTTCTACAAcaacttctcctcctcctacTTCACCTTCACCTGCACCCCCACCCCCCTTGCAGggcaaaaaaacagccaGCTGGTGCCACGCGCAGGTAACGCAACACCCCATCAGACTAAATCGTTTTTAAACTCCCCCACGTAAAACGGGGTGTAAAGAACTTCCCTTGAATTTCTctctcaaaaaaaatgttagacatcggaaagaaaaaaaaaacacctatatgtatatgcacacatgtgtatgcgGGGACACCCCCCAAAGCACGAGaagcgaaataaaaatggacaagTATAATCACGTCGTCATAGGAGCTACACAAAACATGTGCGCTCGCCTTGTAATCGAAGCTAACACAGGCGCCGAGCCCCCGAAAGGGGCCGAATCATCACTGGCTTAGCTGGCTGTGCCTGTCCGAACGGGCTCACCAATTCATCTGCGCATGTAGGAGAAAGGCCAAAACGGGTGGAGCTTAACGGTATGGAAAACGCTGAAGCGTCCTTCGCGGGGATCGATCATCCATGATTAGTATGCGGCCTGCCACTCGTCATCCACTCCAAACGGAGGTGCGTAATTAAGAGGTTGGTTCTTCTCATCCTAACACTCCACCATAACTTGCACCATATCATCTGCATCATAACTGCACCATAACTTCCGTGCCCCCCCTAACTGCTCAACTCACGTCGACCAGAAAGCGCTGGTAGGTGTCGATCCGGGTGAAGATGTTATTCTTCCAGTAGTTATACATGACGATCCTAAACTTGTTGCACTTCGCTTTGTAGTTGTTTAAGAAATCTATGAATCTCCATCGGTCGGTCTTTCCATGCTTCAAAAACGAGTGGATATATTTGGTGAACCTCTTTTCGTACCTTAAAAACACTCTATTCATGAATCGATGGACCTTTAGCCATtcttgttttttaatttcatgaGGGATTTCACATGCATCTGACAGGCAGTCGCAGTAGGTCAGCAACATAGTCCTCATGCTGTAaaactttttcttctcattatCATTTACATAATTCCATATGATGTACATGTCCCTCACATCTACGACAGAACCCAAATTGTAGATCTTTTCATCTAGCTGTTCTTCAGTTAACGTCTTGGATAAATCGGAATTCCTACATCCGTAAGGGCagctattattattaaaaaggaacggATTGGGACCTAAAGAATCCCATTTCCCTGCTGTCTGAGTGACCTTCACATTGACATGGTCATATGGTCTATTTATTCTACCATCTAAATCGTTAGGATCTGAAAATTCTAAATCTATTAACAATTCGTCAGATGCGTCATCCATAAGATCGGGGGAATCCTCTTCCACGAAATCCTCATCTGGGCTCAACATGTCGTCTTCTACATGGTCCCCCAAGATATCCTCTGCAGTGCCATCCAAAGCGTCCTCCACTGCATCTTCCACCCCATCATCCAAGGAGTCATCTACCGTCTCCTCCATATCGTCGTCATCTAAATAGTCATCCAAAGCTTCTGCCACAGAATCTTCCAACGTCTCGTCTGAACCATCGTCCAGCATTTCCTCCACATCGTCGCTCATGGTTTCCTCCGCGTCGTCGCCCAGAGTTTCCTCCACTGCGTCCTCCACGGTGTCTTCAGTTGGGTCATCCGTGCCGTTACTCAGGGGCATATCCAGGGGATTGTCCAGCGAGCTGGTCAGCGGATTATCCATCGGATTGCCCATCGCACTTTCCATCGCACTTTCCATCGCATTTTTCATCTCACTTTCCATCGCACTTTCCATCTCACTTGCCATCGCACTTTCCATCGCATTTTTCATCTCACTTTCCAtcgcatttttcatttcacttTCCATCGCACTTTCCATCTCACTTGCCATCGCACTTTCCATCGCACTTTCCATCTCACTTGCCATCGCACTTTCCATCGCATTTTTCATCTCACTTTCCATCGCACTTTCCATCTCACTTTTCAACGACTGCTCTGCAGAAAAATCCGCAACACCACCTGTCATGCCCGCCGCCATGTCGCCGACCCCCTTGCAGAAGCTCCCCCCGCATGAGGCGCTCCCCGGGCAGGACTTACCATCATCGGAGCTGTCATCTGCGGGAACCCCACTGCCGGGGAACCCACCTCGGAAGCAGCTACCTCGCGCACAGGACTCGCTCTCCATAGAACCGCAGCTGCGACTACCCCCACATTTTGGAACACACGTACCGGCATCATCATCTGAGCTAAAACCATCTTCCGGCAGCAAATCGTCCTCATCAGCAAACATATTTCCATATGAGGATGGAAATATGGAAGACACAAATTCGGAGAGGCTCCTGGGCTGCATCATGCCCCTTCCTCTGCTCGAGGGCTCATCCTGCGAAAGGGCGCAAAGGGGGGTGTGCGTTGGGGGGCGCCCCAGATGTGAGCACGGCGTTTAGCACCGCGTTCAGCGGTGGGGTTAACGGTGGGGTTAGCCCTAAGGTGAACAGAAGCAGAACGCTAAGGTGAGCAGTAAGCCCAACAGTGAGCTCAACCCTAAGGTGACCACTGAGCCGAACGCTAAGCCGAGCACTCAGTTCAATGGCAAGCTCAAAAtcgagcgaaaaaaaaattccccaaCGTTTCAGCCAAAACTTACCTGAACTAAAATATGCAGCAACGCGAAGCAAACTACGTTCGCATGCCTAAAAAACCTGAGGTTCCTCATGGTCGTAGCTTTGAAGagttttccctttcctcGTGGAGCCCCTTCTATACGTTTGGGTCGCCGTAAGAGTCGCTATACGATCGCTATACGGGTCGCCGTAAGAGTTGCTATACGGATCGCTATACGGATCGCTGTGCGGATCGCCGTAGGGGCCACTTTTCTTCTCGCTTATCTCGTAGAACGCTGCGCGTAAACGCTGATTGGCTAATTCAATCGCTCGATGAAAAGAATCTGCTTATAGTAGTGGTCACTACGCAAACATACTGTAGGCTATCTATCATGCAATACCCGtcgcttttttatttctagaattttttttctaaaatgagGGGGTAACTCTACATATGCCcactagaaaaaaaaaaaacatgcagCGTTAGCTAGTCGGTGTAGGGGTGCTCTCTCCATTTACTCGTTCGTCAACatgtgcacaaaaaatgCCACGTCGAAAAAACGCCTCAAAAAATGCCACGTCGAAAAAGCACCTCAAAAGAGGCCACGTCgagaaaggggggaacaaaaatggcGCAAGCTGAGCCACAGATTAACTACTCCCTCGGGAGAAACGAAAAGGTAAAGCGGTTGACTAATTCGCTAATCactgaagaggaaaaaggggaaggaagaagcagccaAACCATAGACTTCGCagtgcatacgtatgtacattcGCATATATCCCACTGCAACATAATGCATTAACCTTACCGCGTAGTGCAATTGCGGGGTTCTGATTTTGCACCCCCTCCTTAGAACGAACTCTAGCCCCCCCCGCCCCTAAGCTGCTAATTGGCCTTCTCTCTACGCTGCCCCGTTTtggcctttattttttcccccttttttttgcctcttatTGCGCGCCCTTTTAAACTTCCCACTAATGAAAGAACGCCCCCTTTAGGttgtgccccccccgcgcataAGGGCACACTTGCTGCTAACCACAAGgggataaataaaaaaggggaccatagtagaaaaaaaaaaaaaaaaaaaaaaaaaaaaatggaaatacaACCCCAAGCAGGTGCATCTGCATTCACCCCGACATTTCCGCGACATTGATCATGTTACCGGCTCGCACGGAGTGATGGCAACATCCGACGTGAGCACCTCCTCGTTAATACATTCGTAGCGGTGCAAAAGTGTAGTCGTAGTCTAAatcgcttcccctttgcgtaTAAACGTGCACGGTGCACATGCATATTGGTGGAGAGAGATGGCATAAATAACCCACCCCCGTGCAGTGTAGCtagaaaaagggggcaaattGGCATAGCACAGCTTAGAAGCTTACATTTCGCGCATCGTTCCCCCCTTCACTCACATCTAGATTGACATACCTACGTTGTATGACCCCTCACCTGCGTGCGTTATGCTGACCACCCCCACAGGCGCATACGCCCGATCGGACTCCTCAGAGAACTACGCGTGAACCTCAACGTTTCTCTGGTGCGGGGGCAGTGCGGTGGGCAGAACCGCCCCCAATAGGAGCTACTCCGCGAGGGGGTACTGTATGTTAAGAATGACAAAGGAGACCACTGCTGGGCAGCTGCCTCCTcacgaggggggaaggcCTAACCGATTGAACGAACAGACAGAGCGAAAGAAGAAAGGGATACACATTCGTTCCGCACGTGAAATAGCGTAGAAAAAAAGCTTCCTTCTACTTCCTCTTCC belongs to Plasmodium vivax chromosome 6, whole genome shotgun sequence and includes:
- a CDS encoding Phist protein (Pf-fam-b) (encoded by transcript PVX_001680A), translating into MHERMRSNVRYGEMENEPGWEECSYPGSERNFQSHRDQMDYHYDQMWAREEWLRRGRHRYRSSYDICPFGCTDADMLKELSEAEINERLAKLGSQVSVREMFILWSNVHRHERKKYIQMQERAKMFCDHLVETFQIPEEVRIRVWMKVHRCMTSVFLRFERRHHKHFFMLLRRGPSARTNFLRYINRTRNVWNMRRVKINSYWRSKMVGFFRGYWNRCFSGAYRGAGVRGYDRVGSMDHSRVGSTEYDSRGVRQHDRRYANRYDSSYADRYDSRYADRHISRYSDRYDSRYAGRYDSRYGGLNDRRGSSIYGSVGSSIYGSVGSNIYGSVGSSLYGSRDSVMCESRDGGMDESRSEGLNDSRSEGLNDSRSEGLDDSRSESLNGSRNEGLNESRSEGLNESRSEGLNESRSEGLDDSRIEGLDESRSEGLYDGSSESLNESRSEGLYDSINEGLDQSRSEGLDESRVEGLNKRTNGGMEESRGGDNA
- a CDS encoding Phist protein (Pf-fam-b) (encoded by transcript PVX_001685A), producing MRNLRFFRHANVVCFALLHILVQDEPSSRGRGMMQPRSLSEFVSSIFPSSYGNMFADEDDLLPEDGFSSDDDAGTCVPKCGGSRSCGSMESESCARGSCFRGGFPGSGVPADDSSDDGKSCPGSASCGGSFCKGVGDMAAGMTGGVADFSAEQSLKSEMESAMESEMKNAMESAMASEMESAMESAMASEMESAMESEMKNAMESEMKNAMESAMASEMESAMESEMKNAMESAMESAMGNPMDNPLTSSLDNPLDMPLSNGTDDPTEDTVEDAVEETLGDDAEETMSDDVEEMLDDGSDETLEDSVAEALDDYLDDDDMEETVDDSLDDGVEDAVEDALDGTAEDILGDHVEDDMLSPDEDFVEEDSPDLMDDASDELLIDLEFSDPNDLDGRINRPYDHVNVKVTQTAGKWDSLGPNPFLFNNNSCPYGCRNSDLSKTLTEEQLDEKIYNLGSVVDVRDMYIIWNYVNDNEKKKFYSMRTMLLTYCDCLSDACEIPHEIKKQEWLKVHRFMNRVFLRYEKRFTKYIHSFLKHGKTDRWRFIDFLNNYKAKCNKFRIVMYNYWKNNIFTRIDTYQRFLVDVS